One region of Polyodon spathula isolate WHYD16114869_AA chromosome 25, ASM1765450v1, whole genome shotgun sequence genomic DNA includes:
- the LOC121300271 gene encoding beta-crystallin B3-like — translation MTEPQSAPEQMAAGKSQGGAGRTNKLIVFELENFQGQKVEYSAECKDVTEKGFEKVGSVIVECGPWVGFERQGFMGEQFVLEKGEYPRWDTWSNSHASYSLMSVRPLRVDSAEHKILLFENAGFNGRKMEIVDDDVPSLWAHGFQDRVASVKSLNGTWVGYMYPGYRGRQFVFQKGEFKHWNDWDANLPQIQSIRRVRDMQWHKQGCFQVPADPPAPTPIPVIPTPPTDARLSTSSLQPPCPSSHPSSACGRGTKKRRMHK, via the exons ATGACTGAACCGCAGAGCGCGCCAGAACAGATGGCTGCTGGGAAGAGCCAAGGAGGAGCAGGCAGGACGAACAAG CTCATAGTCTTTGAACTGGAGAACTTCCAGGGGCAGAAGGTGGAGTATTCCGCGGAATGCAAAGACGTGACAGAGAAGGGCTTTGAGAAAGTGGGCTCTGTCATCGTGGAGTGTGGACC ATGGGTCGGGTTTGAGAGGCAGGGCTTTATGGGCGAGCAGTTTGTCCTGGAGAAGGGCGAGTACCCACGATGGGACACCTGGTCAAACAGTCACGCTAGCTACAGCCTCATGTCTGTCCGTCCGCTGCGAGTC GACAGTGCGGAGCACAAGATCCTCCTCTTCGAGAACGCCGGCTTCAACGGGCGCAAGATGGAGATCGTGGACGATGACGTGCCCAGCCTGTGGGCCCACGGCTTCCAGGACCGGGTGGCTAGCGTGAAGTCGCTCAACGGAAC GTGGGTGGGCTACATGTACCCAGGATATCGGGGGCGTCAGTTTGTCTTCCAGAAGGGTGAATTCAAGCACTGGAACGACTGGGATGCCAACCTGCCTCAGATCCAGTCTATCCGACGGGTGCGCGACATGCAGTGGCACAAGCAAGGCTGCTTCCAGGTCCCCGCTGACCCCCCGGCACCCACCCCCATCCCCGtcatccccaccccccccactgACGCTCGTCTGTCGACTTCCTCTCTTCAGCCGCCCTGCCCCTCCTCCCACCCCAGCAGTGCCTGTGGCAGGGGCACCAAGAAGAGACGCATGCACAAGTGA
- the LOC121300393 gene encoding beta-crystallin B2-like, whose protein sequence is MATDHQTSASKQQQPGTTAFKIVIYEQENFQGRCHELTGPCPDLREFGVEKVGSILVQSGPWVGYEQPSCKGEQFVFEKGEYPRWDSWTNSRRSDTISAFRPIKVGSQDHKIVMYENPSFAGKKIEIIDDDVPSFHAHGYQEKVSSVRVQSGTWVGYQYPGYRGYQYLFEKGDYKDNLEFGAQHPQIQSVRRIRDMQWHQRGTFHPSN, encoded by the exons ATGGCAACAGACCACCAGACTTCTGCATCCAAACAGCAGCAGCCGGGAACCACAGCATTCAAG ATCGTTATCTACGAACAGGAGAACTTCCAGGGCCGCTGCCATGAGCTGACTGGACCCTGCCCTGACCTGAGGGAGTTCGGAGTGGAGAAAGTGGGCTCCATCCTGGTGCAGTCCGGACC CTGGGTTGGCTACGAGCAGCCGAGCTGCAAGGGAGAGCAGTTTGTGTTTGAGAAGGGAGAATATCCTCGCTGGGACTCCTGGACCAACAGCCGTCGCAGTGACACCATCTCTGCCTTCAGGCCAATCAAAGTG GGCAGCCAGGATCACAAGATTGTCATGTATGAAAACCCCAGCTTTGCTGGGAAGAAGATCGAGATCATTGATGACGACGTGCCCAGCTTCCATGCACACGGATACCAAGAGAAAGTCTCCTCCGTGAGGGTGCAGAGCGGCAC ATGGGTGGGGTATCAGTACCCCGGATACAGAGGGTATCAGTACCTGTTTGAGAAAGGGGACTACAAGGACAACTTGGAATTCGGCGCCCAGCACCCCCAGATCCAGTCTGTGAGGCGCATTCGGGATATGCAGTGGCACCAGAGGGGGACTTTCCACCCCAGCAACTGA